Proteins encoded by one window of Coleofasciculus chthonoplastes PCC 7420:
- a CDS encoding peptidoglycan DD-metalloendopeptidase family protein, whose protein sequence is MKRTFTQKVKQVPSCAANSAHSFEALLKLSGEKPPVGATIPTEGNRRARTSAAMIGLAISMGASSLLLPQQGDEAVALEPIASEPTLTTLPVGVSTPASVPTESEPDVAQLSKLPRATPAPTPAQSPAQSTPVVQHNVQEGQTLWEVSQTYKVAPEAIAASNPVQPNANLAVGQQLKIPTVNGIVHEAKPGETVKSVSKSYGVEPNQLRNSTGVSASGQLKTGESVTVPGQVDDLLKARQDVAVDNLKHKRNRLNNSLAELRSEESINRTATAATPSASATRLPGAERTPASAATNSNSPIGIPIPTPEIAASPTVDSTAVNQSQSPVVIPVPTPEIAASPTVESLGVNGYQSPVVIPVPTPDSEAASGSKSKAARSSESSVVIPVPTPDTAASLAIEENTPKPSPSSVVIPVPTPSPEHLTSPEVSEDQTPITFPNSKLEPVTTPEITAQPPTPQPVVMETVVANRAATNTYEVKPGDTVDAIARRYGLSRSELIQANGLNNPNLIRVNQQLTIPTPPSAESSEQRVTFLPGIQEQSNNSVTRSVQPDVEAPRVVVPTTATSASPITPTVPTSQPPTASSTVFTQSSVGENAPTNTPIALEAKRNQPANAGDNPYVERLRADILRMRAEYRRQQTTGQTRSPSEVVVPSAPVAPSVAEQSTPVRVNPEFNPQRYEQETQATSVPIAVPPPAATPSEPKEQVVAAAPAPPASYNPMLQTPVGTTVAPQLPPLSAPDMYLPDSPAPFNGYIWPSKGVLTSGYGMRWGRMHKGIDIAAPIGTPIVAAAPGVVVTAGWNSGGYGKLVEIKHPDGSLTLYAHNNRILVRRGQEVDQGQQISEMGSTGYSTGPHLHFEVHPGGRGAVNPMAFLPKNR, encoded by the coding sequence TTGAAACGGACATTTACGCAGAAGGTTAAACAGGTTCCTTCGTGTGCAGCCAACTCCGCCCACTCCTTTGAGGCTTTGTTGAAGCTTTCTGGGGAGAAGCCGCCAGTCGGCGCAACCATTCCGACCGAAGGCAACCGCAGAGCTAGGACTTCTGCTGCCATGATTGGATTGGCAATTTCCATGGGAGCTTCCAGCTTGTTGTTACCCCAACAAGGTGATGAAGCCGTAGCCTTGGAACCCATTGCCTCTGAGCCAACGCTGACAACTTTGCCTGTTGGCGTGTCAACGCCTGCGTCTGTGCCAACAGAAAGCGAACCAGACGTTGCCCAGCTCTCGAAACTGCCGCGAGCTACACCAGCTCCAACCCCAGCCCAATCGCCAGCCCAATCGACACCTGTCGTACAACACAATGTACAGGAAGGGCAAACGCTATGGGAGGTTTCGCAAACCTATAAAGTAGCTCCAGAAGCGATCGCGGCGTCGAATCCTGTCCAACCTAACGCCAATCTTGCAGTTGGACAGCAGCTAAAAATCCCGACTGTGAACGGTATCGTTCACGAGGCTAAACCGGGGGAAACGGTCAAATCCGTATCCAAATCTTACGGAGTCGAGCCAAATCAGTTACGGAACTCTACCGGGGTATCCGCATCCGGTCAGCTCAAAACGGGTGAATCCGTCACCGTTCCGGGTCAGGTCGATGACCTGCTCAAGGCGAGACAAGATGTTGCTGTTGATAATTTAAAGCACAAACGGAACCGCTTAAATAACAGTCTGGCGGAGTTGAGGTCTGAGGAGTCCATCAACCGAACAGCAACAGCAGCGACGCCATCCGCGTCAGCAACCCGTCTCCCAGGGGCAGAACGTACCCCAGCGTCAGCCGCGACGAATTCTAACAGTCCTATTGGTATCCCAATTCCCACTCCGGAAATTGCGGCATCACCGACAGTAGACTCAACGGCGGTCAATCAATCTCAATCTCCCGTCGTTATTCCGGTTCCGACACCAGAAATTGCCGCCTCACCGACGGTGGAGTCCTTAGGGGTTAATGGATACCAGTCACCTGTAGTGATTCCGGTTCCCACTCCAGACTCCGAAGCCGCCTCAGGGTCAAAATCCAAAGCGGCTCGCTCATCGGAATCGTCTGTGGTGATTCCGGTTCCCACTCCAGACACAGCCGCGTCTCTGGCGATTGAGGAAAACACACCGAAGCCATCACCCTCATCCGTGGTGATTCCGGTTCCTACGCCAAGTCCAGAGCATTTGACCTCACCAGAGGTATCGGAAGACCAAACACCGATCACCTTCCCCAATTCAAAGCTGGAACCCGTCACAACGCCAGAAATCACTGCTCAACCCCCAACACCGCAGCCCGTGGTGATGGAAACGGTGGTAGCCAATAGAGCGGCGACGAATACTTACGAGGTTAAACCGGGAGATACGGTAGACGCGATCGCACGTCGCTATGGTTTATCCCGTTCCGAATTAATTCAAGCGAACGGCTTAAATAATCCCAACCTGATTCGGGTCAATCAACAACTCACCATTCCCACGCCGCCATCGGCTGAGTCATCCGAGCAAAGAGTAACGTTTTTACCGGGTATTCAGGAGCAATCAAACAATTCAGTTACTCGCTCAGTACAACCAGACGTTGAAGCACCCAGAGTCGTTGTTCCTACCACAGCAACATCCGCCTCACCGATTACCCCAACAGTACCAACATCTCAACCGCCAACCGCTTCATCAACTGTTTTTACCCAATCCTCCGTTGGTGAAAACGCCCCAACCAATACCCCGATCGCGTTAGAGGCGAAACGGAATCAGCCCGCTAACGCTGGGGACAACCCCTACGTTGAACGCTTGAGGGCGGATATTCTGAGAATGCGGGCAGAATATCGCCGTCAGCAAACCACGGGTCAGACCCGTTCACCGAGCGAAGTGGTGGTTCCATCTGCGCCAGTTGCGCCGAGTGTAGCTGAGCAATCAACACCCGTTAGGGTCAATCCGGAATTCAATCCGCAGCGGTATGAACAGGAAACTCAAGCCACTTCAGTTCCCATCGCAGTACCGCCACCTGCGGCAACCCCATCTGAACCGAAGGAGCAGGTTGTAGCCGCCGCCCCAGCCCCACCAGCAAGTTATAACCCGATGCTGCAAACCCCGGTTGGGACAACGGTTGCACCTCAATTGCCTCCTCTGTCCGCTCCGGATATGTACTTGCCGGACAGCCCTGCCCCATTTAATGGCTATATTTGGCCCAGCAAGGGGGTTTTAACCTCTGGCTACGGGATGCGTTGGGGACGTATGCACAAGGGGATTGATATTGCAGCTCCGATTGGTACACCGATTGTGGCAGCTGCCCCTGGTGTTGTCGTCACCGCTGGTTGGAATTCCGGTGGCTACGGCAAATTGGTGGAAATCAAACATCCGGATGGTAGCTTGACCCTCTATGCCCACAACAATCGAATTTTGGTGCGTCGGGGTCAAGAGGTTGACCAAGGTCAACAAATTTCGGAGATGGGTAGTACGGGTTACAGTACAGGACCCCACTTGCACTTTGAGGTTCATCCAGGGGGACGCGGAGCCGTTAATCCAATGGCTTTTCTACCCAAGAATCGGTAG